The Methanofollis sp. UBA420 genome contains a region encoding:
- a CDS encoding mechanosensitive ion channel family protein gives MADLESLTDIGAHIGEILIILLLTGLALVAARILMRRWLWPTVLKAGAPDRRILSLVERLVYIFLIIFGLRQVVGVVVPESPLLDDLFFIISWVVGIYFAVCLISAAAEWYLAKVAPRIEGTAHEKIVPVVKSIAIIVVFALALIILLDLFGISSSALTAAVASFGLGALVIGLAAENIINDVLSGIVISIDRPFWVGDRIEIRELETWGDVVEVGWRSTRILTRDKRMVAVPNSIIGSNLVTNYSVPNKVFRVETDVVIAYGADIEYVRGLILEAMEGQDWVMRDRPVQVLLLEFHGDGVMFRARCWIEDYVDTRISVDRLNTAIYRRLFAAGVVAGPSTDIILHRAPEEGG, from the coding sequence GTGGCGGATCTGGAGTCTCTCACGGACATTGGCGCACATATCGGTGAAATACTCATCATTCTCCTTCTCACCGGTCTCGCCCTCGTCGCCGCCAGGATCCTGATGCGCCGCTGGCTCTGGCCGACGGTCCTGAAGGCCGGGGCACCGGACAGGAGAATTCTCTCCCTCGTCGAGCGTCTGGTCTACATCTTCCTCATCATTTTCGGACTCAGGCAGGTCGTCGGGGTCGTCGTGCCGGAGTCTCCCCTCCTCGACGACCTCTTCTTCATCATCTCCTGGGTCGTGGGGATCTACTTCGCCGTCTGCCTGATCAGCGCCGCTGCGGAGTGGTACCTGGCGAAGGTCGCGCCCCGCATCGAGGGTACGGCGCATGAAAAAATCGTCCCTGTCGTGAAGTCCATCGCCATAATCGTCGTTTTTGCCCTGGCGCTCATCATCCTCCTCGATCTTTTCGGGATCAGCAGTTCGGCTCTGACCGCCGCCGTCGCTTCGTTCGGCCTGGGGGCCCTGGTGATAGGGCTCGCCGCGGAGAACATCATCAACGACGTCCTCAGCGGGATCGTGATCAGCATCGACCGCCCCTTCTGGGTCGGCGACCGCATCGAGATCCGGGAACTGGAGACATGGGGGGATGTCGTGGAGGTCGGCTGGCGGTCCACCCGCATTCTCACGAGGGACAAGAGGATGGTCGCCGTCCCCAACTCGATCATCGGTTCGAATCTTGTGACGAACTACTCGGTCCCGAACAAGGTCTTCAGGGTCGAGACCGATGTGGTGATCGCATACGGGGCGGATATCGAATACGTGAGGGGCCTGATCCTGGAGGCGATGGAGGGGCAGGACTGGGTGATGAGGGACAGACCGGTCCAGGTGCTGCTGCTGGAGTTCCACGGGGATGGGGTGATGTTCAGGGCCCGGTGCTGGATCGAGGACTATGTGGATACCCGGATCTCGGTGGACAGGCTCAACACGGCCATCTACAGGAGGCTCTTTGCGGCCGGGGTTGTCGCGGGACCTTCCACCGACATCATCCTCCACAGGGCGCCGGAGGAGGGGGGGTGA
- a CDS encoding ferredoxin → MVRITIDREDCTGCAMCWETCPDVFEEGPDDTLSQIVEEYRRGGDPAEGEVPDDMEDCVRDAAEGCPVEVIHIS, encoded by the coding sequence ATGGTACGGATTACCATTGACCGCGAGGACTGCACGGGGTGCGCCATGTGCTGGGAGACCTGTCCGGATGTGTTTGAAGAGGGTCCCGACGACACGCTGAGCCAGATCGTCGAGGAATACCGGCGGGGCGGGGACCCTGCGGAAGGAGAGGTGCCCGACGATATGGAGGACTGCGTCCGGGACGCCGCAGAGGGGTGCCCGGTCGAGGTCATCCATATCTCCTGA
- a CDS encoding bile acid:sodium symporter family protein: MGKPDCSVQVDAGMVETLPFTEFILVFGQLAVLVFVVCSMLAMGLTLTVPQIIAPLKDIRMVVLALLANFVLVPAVALLILVAFPLSEGLTIGLLIVALSAGAPFLPKLAQITRGDPAFSVGLMVLLMVVTIGYLPLVLPLALTGVTISAWDIARSLIFLMLLPLVVGLVVRARYEEVAESVAPVMSQASGLALVVLLVAFFVGYFPDLVGVVGSTAILASVLFLLAAFAIGYLLGGRDGATKRVMGLGTAQRNLGAATAVAGLNFTDPDVLVMVLVVGLVGLVLLMVIGGELGRRAGGGGLR; encoded by the coding sequence ATGGGAAAACCGGATTGCTCTGTCCAGGTCGATGCCGGTATGGTCGAAACACTCCCCTTCACCGAATTCATTCTCGTCTTCGGCCAGCTTGCCGTGCTCGTCTTCGTCGTCTGCAGCATGCTTGCGATGGGGCTCACCCTGACGGTGCCGCAGATTATCGCACCTCTGAAGGATATACGCATGGTGGTGCTCGCCCTGCTGGCAAACTTTGTCCTCGTCCCTGCCGTCGCCCTCCTGATCCTCGTCGCTTTTCCTCTCAGCGAGGGGCTCACTATCGGGCTGCTGATCGTCGCCCTCTCTGCAGGCGCCCCCTTCCTGCCCAAACTGGCACAGATCACCAGGGGAGACCCCGCCTTCTCGGTGGGGCTGATGGTGCTCCTCATGGTCGTGACGATCGGCTACCTCCCCCTCGTCCTCCCGCTCGCCCTCACCGGCGTCACGATCAGCGCCTGGGACATCGCCCGGTCGCTCATCTTCCTGATGCTCCTCCCTCTGGTCGTCGGCCTCGTTGTCCGGGCGCGCTACGAGGAGGTTGCAGAGAGCGTCGCGCCGGTCATGTCCCAGGCATCCGGCCTCGCCCTCGTCGTCCTTCTCGTCGCGTTCTTCGTGGGCTACTTCCCTGACCTCGTCGGCGTCGTCGGTTCGACCGCCATCCTCGCCTCGGTCCTCTTCCTCCTCGCGGCATTCGCCATCGGATATCTCCTCGGGGGGCGGGACGGTGCCACGAAGAGAGTGATGGGGCTCGGGACGGCCCAGCGCAACCTCGGAGCAGCGACCGCCGTCGCCGGCCTCAACTTCACCGACCCCGACGTCCTCGTCATGGTCCTCGTGGTGGGGCTGGTGGGGCTCGTGCTGCTGATGGTCATCGGCGGCGAACTGGGCCGGCGGGCAGGGGGCGGCGGCCTGCGGTGA
- the arsB gene encoding ACR3 family arsenite efflux transporter has protein sequence MTERRLSTFEKYLTLWVALCIVAGIALGRVAPGVAVALDSFSVYQVSIPIAIALFFMMYPIMVKIDFAEVLRAARTPRPVALTLFVNWAIKPFTMYLIATFFLGYLFVGFIPGTEVLPDGTVVELWRSYVAGCILLGIAPCTAMVLMWSYLARGNDGLTLIMVAINSLTMLVLYAPLGGFLLGVNAMPIPWQTILLSVAVYVALPLVAGYLTRKWILARKGMAWFETRFLHLLTPVSIVALLGTLVLLFAFKGDVIVENPLTILWIAVPLFLQTVLIFTLGYFVLAPRLGLVYRDAAPAGMIGASNHFEVAIATATILFGLGSGAALATVVGVLIEVPVMLMLVRICLRTQGMFRGESG, from the coding sequence GTGACAGAACGCCGCCTCTCCACCTTCGAGAAGTACCTCACCCTCTGGGTGGCGCTCTGCATCGTCGCCGGGATCGCCCTCGGCCGGGTCGCGCCGGGCGTCGCCGTCGCCCTCGACTCCTTCTCCGTCTACCAGGTCTCGATACCCATCGCCATCGCCCTCTTCTTCATGATGTACCCGATCATGGTGAAGATCGACTTTGCCGAGGTGCTGCGGGCGGCCCGGACACCGCGGCCGGTCGCTCTCACCCTCTTCGTGAACTGGGCGATAAAGCCCTTCACGATGTACCTCATCGCCACCTTCTTCCTGGGCTACCTCTTCGTCGGCTTCATCCCGGGCACCGAGGTGCTCCCCGACGGCACGGTCGTCGAACTCTGGCGGAGTTATGTCGCCGGGTGCATCCTCCTCGGCATCGCCCCCTGCACCGCGATGGTGCTGATGTGGAGTTATCTCGCCAGAGGCAACGACGGCCTCACCCTGATCATGGTGGCGATCAACTCCCTCACCATGCTCGTCCTCTACGCCCCGCTCGGCGGGTTCCTCCTCGGCGTGAACGCCATGCCCATCCCCTGGCAGACGATCCTCCTCTCGGTCGCCGTCTATGTGGCCCTCCCCCTCGTCGCGGGGTATCTCACCAGGAAATGGATCCTCGCCCGCAAGGGGATGGCATGGTTCGAGACGCGGTTCCTCCACCTGCTGACGCCGGTCTCGATCGTCGCCCTGCTCGGCACGCTCGTCCTCCTCTTCGCCTTCAAGGGGGACGTCATCGTCGAAAACCCCCTGACCATTCTCTGGATCGCGGTCCCCCTCTTCCTCCAGACGGTGCTCATCTTCACCCTCGGGTATTTCGTCCTGGCGCCGCGGCTCGGCCTCGTGTACAGGGACGCCGCCCCGGCCGGGATGATCGGCGCCTCCAACCACTTCGAGGTGGCGATCGCCACGGCGACCATCCTCTTCGGTCTCGGGTCGGGGGCGGCGCTCGCCACGGTCGTCGGCGTGCTGATCGAGGTGCCGGTGATGCTGATGCTCGTGCGGATCTGCCTGCGGACGCAGGGGATGTTCCGGGGTGAGAGCGGATGA
- a CDS encoding anaerobic sulfatase maturase: protein MSGYDGGAPPAFHVMAKPTGARCNLDCAYCFFLKKEGLYPDSDFRMTDEVMERFVRQTIEGHRVPRVTIAWQGGEPTLMGLDFFRRSVEVQKKYAGPDTRIENTFQTNGVLLDDAWCRFFHDNAFLVGLSMDGPGDLHDVYRRDRGGRGTFDRVLRAARLLQKHHVEFNILCTVNRTNADHPLEVYRFFRDELRTPYLQFIPIVERENETGFQEGTTVTDRSVRPDQWGRFLVAVFDEWVRRDVGRMFVLNFDGALAGWLGRAGTVCIFGPTCGLGVALEHNGDLYSCDHFVEPDHYLGTILTTPVADLVNSEKQRRFGLAKRDTLPRYCRACAFLPVCNGECPKNRFVETPDGEPGLNYLCEGYRAFFSHADRPMRMMADLLRQGRPADEVMPILAAEEKVGRNSPCPCGSGMKYKKCCGRRMR, encoded by the coding sequence GTGAGCGGATATGACGGCGGGGCGCCCCCCGCCTTCCATGTCATGGCGAAACCGACGGGCGCACGCTGCAACCTCGACTGTGCCTACTGCTTCTTTCTGAAGAAGGAAGGGCTGTACCCGGACAGCGACTTCAGGATGACCGACGAGGTGATGGAGCGGTTCGTCCGCCAGACCATCGAGGGCCACCGCGTGCCCCGCGTGACGATCGCCTGGCAGGGAGGGGAGCCGACCCTGATGGGCCTGGACTTCTTCCGGCGCTCCGTGGAGGTGCAGAAAAAGTATGCCGGCCCGGACACCCGTATCGAGAACACCTTCCAGACGAACGGAGTCCTCCTGGACGACGCGTGGTGCCGGTTCTTCCACGACAACGCGTTCCTCGTCGGCCTGAGCATGGACGGCCCCGGCGACCTCCACGACGTCTACCGGAGGGACAGGGGCGGCCGCGGCACCTTCGACCGCGTCCTCAGGGCCGCCCGTCTCCTCCAGAAGCACCATGTCGAGTTCAACATCCTCTGCACGGTCAACCGCACGAACGCCGACCATCCGCTGGAGGTGTACCGCTTCTTCCGCGACGAACTCCGCACGCCCTATCTCCAGTTCATCCCCATCGTGGAGCGGGAGAACGAGACCGGGTTCCAGGAGGGGACCACGGTCACCGACCGATCCGTCCGTCCCGACCAGTGGGGCCGGTTCCTGGTCGCGGTCTTCGACGAGTGGGTCAGGCGGGACGTGGGCCGGATGTTTGTCCTGAACTTCGACGGGGCGCTTGCAGGGTGGCTCGGCAGGGCCGGGACGGTCTGCATCTTCGGACCCACCTGCGGCCTCGGGGTGGCGCTCGAGCACAACGGGGACCTGTACTCCTGCGACCACTTCGTCGAACCCGATCACTATCTCGGCACCATCCTGACGACGCCGGTGGCCGATCTGGTGAACTCGGAGAAGCAGCGGCGGTTCGGTCTGGCCAAGCGCGATACCCTTCCCCGGTACTGCCGGGCGTGCGCGTTCCTCCCGGTCTGCAACGGGGAGTGCCCGAAGAACCGCTTCGTCGAGACGCCCGACGGCGAACCCGGCCTGAACTATCTCTGCGAAGGCTACCGGGCCTTCTTCTCCCACGCCGACCGCCCGATGCGGATGATGGCCGACCTCCTCCGACAGGGACGGCCTGCGGACGAGGTGATGCCGATTCTCGCCGCGGAGGAGAAGGTGGGCCGGAACAGTCCCTGCCCCTGCGGGAGCGGGATGAAGTACAAAAAGTGCTGCGGGCGGAGGATGCGGTAA
- a CDS encoding MTH895/ArsE family thioredoxin-like protein, with product MKIEILGTDCAKCRRLAKNVETAVAELGISAEIEKVEEITAFMERGVISTPALVVDGDLKVSGRVADVAEIRALLRETTLVVEWRHIGEDIDATCERCAATGRTLAAVLDEIRPLLAARKVRVEVVETALPPERIAESNTVLFNGTPLEDLLDEVRVETTPCVSCSCITGTDASCRATVCGDEVCEAVPANLIRRAALKAVER from the coding sequence ATGAAGATCGAGATCCTTGGAACCGACTGCGCGAAGTGCAGGCGCCTGGCAAAGAACGTCGAGACAGCGGTCGCAGAACTCGGGATCTCCGCCGAGATCGAGAAGGTCGAGGAGATCACCGCCTTCATGGAGCGCGGCGTGATCTCGACCCCGGCGCTCGTCGTCGACGGCGACCTGAAGGTCTCGGGCCGGGTGGCCGACGTCGCCGAGATCAGGGCGCTCCTGCGGGAGACCACCCTCGTCGTCGAATGGCGGCACATCGGCGAAGACATCGACGCGACCTGCGAGAGGTGTGCCGCGACCGGCCGCACCCTCGCAGCGGTTCTGGACGAGATCCGGCCCCTGCTCGCGGCCCGGAAGGTCAGGGTGGAGGTGGTGGAGACGGCCCTCCCGCCGGAGAGGATCGCGGAGTCCAACACCGTCCTCTTCAACGGCACACCCCTCGAAGACCTCCTCGACGAGGTGCGGGTCGAGACGACGCCGTGCGTCTCCTGCTCCTGCATCACCGGGACGGACGCCTCGTGCCGGGCGACCGTCTGCGGGGACGAGGTCTGCGAGGCCGTGCCCGCCAACCTGATCAGGCGGGCGGCCCTGAAGGCGGTGGAGCGGTGA
- a CDS encoding PFL family protein, giving the protein MITLFEVNETNKMIEQEKLDVRTITMGISLLDCCDADLDTLNQNIYDKITRVAKDLVSTGREIELDYGIPIVNKRISVTPIALVGGRACTCPEDFVTIARTLDKAARDTQVNFLGGYSALVSKGMTKADRDLIHSIPAALASTERVCSSVNIGSTRTGINMDAVKLMGEIVKETAEATQENSSLGCAKLVVFCNAPDDNPFMAGAFHGVTEADAVINVGVSGPGVVKHALESVRGANFEVLCETVKKTAFKVTRVGQLVAQEASERLGVPFGIVDLSLAPTPAVGDSVAGILEEMGLESVGAPGTTAALALLNDQVKKGGVMASSFVGGLSGAFIPVSEDQGMIDAVNRGALTIEKLEAMTCVCSVGLDMIAIPGDTPATTIAGIIADEAAIGMVNQKTTAVRLIPVIGKGVGDTVEFGGLLGHAPVQAVNRFGCADFINRGGRIPAPIHSFKN; this is encoded by the coding sequence ATGATCACTCTCTTTGAGGTCAATGAGACGAACAAGATGATCGAGCAGGAGAAGCTCGATGTCCGCACCATCACGATGGGCATCAGCCTCCTGGACTGCTGCGACGCAGATCTGGACACCCTGAACCAGAATATCTACGATAAGATCACCCGCGTCGCAAAGGATCTCGTCTCCACGGGCAGGGAGATCGAGCTCGACTATGGCATCCCCATCGTCAACAAACGCATCTCCGTCACCCCGATTGCACTCGTGGGCGGGCGGGCCTGCACCTGTCCGGAGGACTTCGTGACGATCGCCCGGACCCTCGATAAGGCCGCCAGGGACACGCAGGTGAACTTTCTCGGCGGCTACTCGGCCCTCGTCTCCAAGGGGATGACGAAGGCCGATCGCGACCTCATCCACTCCATCCCCGCGGCCCTCGCGTCCACGGAGAGGGTCTGCAGTTCGGTCAATATCGGCTCCACAAGGACGGGCATCAACATGGACGCCGTCAAACTGATGGGCGAGATCGTGAAGGAGACGGCCGAGGCGACGCAGGAGAACAGCTCCCTCGGGTGTGCGAAACTCGTCGTCTTCTGCAACGCTCCCGACGACAACCCCTTCATGGCCGGGGCCTTCCACGGCGTGACCGAGGCTGACGCCGTCATCAACGTCGGCGTCAGCGGGCCGGGCGTCGTCAAGCACGCCCTCGAAAGCGTGCGGGGCGCGAACTTCGAGGTGCTCTGCGAGACCGTGAAGAAGACGGCATTCAAGGTCACCCGCGTCGGCCAGCTGGTCGCGCAGGAGGCCTCGGAGAGGCTCGGCGTCCCCTTCGGCATCGTCGACCTCTCCCTGGCGCCGACCCCTGCCGTGGGCGACAGCGTGGCCGGGATCCTGGAGGAGATGGGCCTCGAGTCCGTCGGCGCTCCGGGGACGACAGCCGCCCTCGCCCTCCTGAACGACCAGGTGAAGAAAGGGGGCGTCATGGCGAGCTCCTTCGTCGGCGGCCTCAGCGGCGCCTTCATCCCGGTCAGCGAGGACCAGGGCATGATCGACGCCGTCAACCGCGGCGCCCTGACGATCGAGAAACTGGAGGCCATGACCTGCGTCTGCTCGGTCGGCTTGGACATGATCGCTATCCCGGGCGACACGCCTGCGACCACGATCGCCGGCATCATCGCCGACGAGGCGGCGATCGGCATGGTGAACCAGAAGACGACCGCCGTCCGCCTCATCCCTGTCATCGGGAAGGGCGTCGGGGACACGGTGGAGTTCGGCGGCCTCCTCGGCCATGCGCCGGTCCAGGCGGTCAATCGGTTCGGCTGTGCGGACTTCATCAACCGCGGCGGCAGGATCCCCGCGCCCATCCACAGTTTCAAAAATTAA
- a CDS encoding helix-turn-helix domain-containing protein gives MSSESDPDVLPVHVYIRVIGGKWKPEILWFLRKGPLRFGKLMKKVPGITQVTLTKNLRELEADGIVIRTIFPEIPPRVEYRLTEFGESVFPVLDVISAWGRRYVRHKKDMAD, from the coding sequence ATGAGCTCAGAATCAGATCCCGACGTCCTGCCTGTCCACGTCTACATCCGGGTCATCGGCGGAAAGTGGAAGCCTGAGATCCTCTGGTTCCTGCGCAAAGGGCCGCTCCGGTTTGGGAAACTGATGAAAAAGGTCCCCGGCATCACGCAGGTGACGCTTACAAAGAACCTCCGCGAACTCGAGGCGGACGGGATCGTGATCCGCACCATCTTCCCGGAGATACCGCCCCGCGTCGAATACCGCCTCACGGAGTTCGGTGAGTCGGTCTTCCCCGTGCTGGACGTGATCAGTGCATGGGGGCGACGATATGTCCGCCATAAAAAAGATATGGCGGATTAG
- a CDS encoding SHOCT domain-containing protein encodes MDPIWDGHHHMENWFGLPFFGWGMMLLWWALLLAIGWLVYRDAEQRGMNGLLWFILIILPFVGIIFLILYVLVRETSDRSQVSERNRALEMLRERYAMGEISEEEYRRRKEELEK; translated from the coding sequence ATGGACCCCATCTGGGACGGCCACCATCATATGGAAAACTGGTTCGGACTCCCGTTCTTCGGCTGGGGCATGATGCTCCTCTGGTGGGCCCTTCTCCTTGCCATCGGCTGGCTGGTGTACCGCGACGCCGAGCAGAGGGGAATGAACGGCCTGCTCTGGTTCATCCTGATCATCCTCCCCTTTGTCGGGATCATCTTTCTCATCCTCTACGTCCTCGTGAGGGAAACGTCTGACCGGAGTCAGGTCTCAGAGAGGAACCGTGCACTCGAGATGCTCAGGGAGAGATATGCCATGGGGGAGATCTCGGAGGAGGAATACAGACGAAGAAAAGAGGAACTGGAAAAATAA
- a CDS encoding carbonic anhydrase → MLLAGLPGIEGMLTENSTSPSSLASTGAKSPLVDQLLRGNEEFRENVFNADPELYKSLAQGQSPDILWIGCSDSRSDPERITHSQPGELFVTRNVGNIVPGHDWSLVTVVEYAVNYLEVQEIVVVGHSDCGAMKALDKDLLDPYIPLWLNDAREAKTRVDARISNAQTPEDPKERAHQIELENVRLQIEHLMTYPSVREAVDEGRVQVHGLYYDLATGTLSRVT, encoded by the coding sequence ATGCTCCTCGCAGGTCTGCCCGGAATCGAGGGTATGCTCACGGAAAACAGCACGTCTCCCAGTTCTCTCGCCTCCACAGGGGCGAAAAGCCCGCTCGTGGACCAACTTCTCCGGGGAAACGAAGAGTTCAGGGAGAATGTCTTCAACGCAGATCCCGAACTCTACAAGAGTCTGGCCCAGGGCCAGAGCCCTGACATCCTCTGGATAGGGTGTTCTGATTCTCGATCCGATCCGGAACGGATTACCCATTCCCAACCTGGTGAGTTGTTCGTTACCCGCAATGTCGGCAATATTGTGCCAGGCCATGACTGGAGCCTTGTTACGGTTGTTGAATATGCTGTCAATTACCTGGAGGTACAGGAGATCGTTGTCGTCGGCCATTCCGATTGCGGCGCCATGAAAGCGCTGGATAAAGATCTTCTGGACCCCTATATCCCGCTCTGGCTCAACGATGCCCGTGAGGCAAAGACGCGGGTCGATGCCCGTATTTCGAATGCGCAGACGCCCGAAGACCCGAAGGAACGCGCTCACCAGATTGAGCTGGAAAATGTCAGGCTCCAGATTGAGCACCTGATGACGTACCCCTCTGTCAGGGAGGCCGTCGATGAGGGGAGAGTGCAGGTCCATGGCCTGTACTATGACCTGGCAACAGGCACCCTTTCACGGGTGACATGA
- a CDS encoding universal stress protein, translating to MMERMLVPLEIHGSAAAMAPAVEEIARLGVGRADLLYVVNIRDTAADPGVREHDREVMAGWTERLLACGVPDVRAEVVDGIPWIEVLERAEADPPSLIVMGSHGRTLIPRMLLGSQTENVLAHAQVPLLVLRLAVLKEGDPTACTLTTDGIFRRILYLTDFSEEAERCIPFIEWMAGARPERLVIMHVQDTRRLWTASQDEIAAFNREDAMRLAGLKRRFEPLGIPQVVTDLATGNAIDEVLGVEETFAPTLIVMGAKGRHSALRSLLGGVTAAVVHRARAHVLVVR from the coding sequence ATGATGGAGAGGATGCTCGTGCCCCTGGAGATCCACGGTTCTGCGGCGGCGATGGCGCCGGCCGTGGAGGAGATCGCCCGTCTCGGCGTCGGGCGGGCCGACCTGCTGTATGTGGTCAATATCCGCGACACGGCGGCCGACCCCGGCGTGCGGGAGCACGACCGGGAGGTGATGGCCGGGTGGACGGAGCGTCTTCTGGCCTGCGGGGTTCCCGACGTCAGGGCCGAGGTCGTCGACGGCATCCCCTGGATCGAGGTCCTGGAGAGGGCCGAGGCCGACCCGCCCTCTCTCATCGTGATGGGGTCGCACGGCCGCACCCTCATCCCCCGCATGCTCCTGGGGAGCCAGACCGAGAACGTGCTCGCCCATGCGCAGGTGCCTCTCCTCGTCCTCCGCCTTGCGGTGCTGAAGGAGGGGGATCCGACGGCCTGCACCCTCACGACGGACGGGATCTTCCGCCGGATTCTCTACCTCACCGACTTCTCGGAGGAGGCGGAGCGGTGCATCCCCTTCATCGAGTGGATGGCCGGGGCGCGGCCCGAGCGCCTCGTGATCATGCACGTGCAGGACACCCGACGCCTCTGGACGGCGTCGCAGGACGAGATCGCGGCCTTCAATAGGGAGGACGCAATGCGGCTTGCAGGCCTGAAGAGGCGCTTCGAACCCCTCGGCATCCCGCAGGTCGTCACCGACCTTGCGACCGGCAACGCCATCGACGAGGTCCTCGGTGTCGAGGAGACATTTGCACCGACGCTCATCGTCATGGGGGCGAAGGGGCGGCACTCTGCTCTCCGCTCTCTCCTCGGCGGGGTGACGGCGGCGGTGGTGCACAGGGCGCGGGCGCACGTGCTCGTGGTGCGGTGA
- a CDS encoding flavodoxin family protein, which produces MSHTESRKEVTLLMGSPRRNGSTHLLVQEAARALRDQGVATQEVFLDDLTIHDCRGCHGCKQERNDRCVVQDDMQRVYRMMESSCGLVVAAPVYFGYVPAMTKAWLDRLVPYIGMDMSPAFPGSCPVSFIFVQNMPDPSLFEPALRSFTDAVAMSGLAVRECLVATDCEMGLKPPVMERPDLMERAYALGRDLLAMRPEQKNEF; this is translated from the coding sequence ATGTCACACACCGAATCCCGGAAAGAGGTCACGCTTCTCATGGGCAGTCCCCGAAGGAACGGCAGCACCCACCTGCTCGTACAGGAAGCAGCGCGTGCGCTCCGCGATCAGGGCGTCGCAACGCAGGAGGTCTTCCTGGACGACCTCACAATCCACGACTGCCGCGGCTGCCATGGATGCAAACAGGAGCGGAACGACCGCTGTGTCGTACAGGACGACATGCAGCGGGTGTACCGTATGATGGAATCATCCTGCGGCCTGGTTGTTGCAGCACCGGTCTATTTCGGGTATGTCCCGGCCATGACAAAGGCGTGGCTCGACCGCCTCGTGCCCTATATCGGGATGGATATGTCCCCGGCATTTCCCGGTTCCTGCCCGGTCTCCTTCATCTTCGTGCAGAACATGCCCGACCCGTCGCTCTTCGAGCCGGCCCTGCGTTCATTCACGGACGCGGTGGCAATGTCCGGCCTTGCTGTGCGGGAGTGCCTGGTCGCAACAGACTGCGAGATGGGATTAAAGCCGCCGGTCATGGAGCGGCCCGACCTGATGGAGCGGGCGTACGCCCTGGGGAGGGACCTGCTTGCAATGCGCCCGGAGCAAAAAAATGAGTTTTAG
- a CDS encoding pirin family protein: protein MPQIREVARVVEVRETVEGAGVRLRRVFGHRDVPLFDPFLMLDDFRSDRPEDHLAGFPWHPHRGIETVTIMLDGRVEHGDSIGNAGSIGAGDVQWMTAGSGIVHQEMPKPVDGKMGGFQLWVNLPRSHKMMEPRYQEIRAADIPVVGEGTGVTVRVIAGRREGIVGPVREIVAEPDVFDVTMAPGAVFVHGVRPGHTVSAYIIGGSGRFGALDLREYQCALFGDGDEVRIGSPLSSLRFLFFSGRPIREPIAWSGPIVMNTREELEEAFREYREGTFVRAR, encoded by the coding sequence ATGCCACAGATACGGGAGGTCGCCCGCGTCGTCGAGGTGCGGGAGACGGTGGAGGGTGCCGGCGTGCGGCTTCGGCGGGTCTTCGGCCACCGGGACGTGCCGCTCTTCGACCCCTTCCTGATGCTCGACGACTTCAGGTCGGACAGGCCGGAGGACCATCTCGCCGGTTTTCCCTGGCACCCGCACAGGGGCATCGAGACGGTCACCATCATGCTCGACGGGCGGGTGGAGCACGGCGACAGCATCGGCAATGCCGGGAGCATCGGTGCGGGGGACGTGCAGTGGATGACCGCGGGGTCGGGGATCGTCCACCAGGAAATGCCCAAACCCGTCGACGGAAAGATGGGGGGTTTCCAGCTCTGGGTGAACCTGCCCCGCTCGCACAAGATGATGGAGCCGCGCTACCAGGAGATCAGGGCGGCCGATATCCCGGTGGTCGGCGAGGGGACGGGGGTGACGGTGAGGGTGATCGCAGGGCGACGGGAGGGTATTGTCGGCCCTGTCCGGGAGATCGTCGCCGAACCCGATGTCTTCGACGTCACGATGGCACCGGGTGCAGTCTTCGTCCACGGCGTGAGGCCCGGGCACACCGTCTCTGCCTATATCATCGGGGGGTCGGGCCGTTTCGGGGCCCTGGACCTCAGGGAATACCAGTGCGCCCTCTTCGGTGACGGCGACGAGGTCAGGATCGGTTCCCCTCTCTCTTCCCTGCGTTTCCTGTTCTTCTCGGGCAGGCCCATCCGCGAACCGATCGCCTGGTCGGGCCCGATCGTGATGAATACCAGGGAGGAACTTGAGGAGGCGTTCCGCGAGTACAGGGAGGGGACGTTCGTCCGGGCCCGCTGA
- a CDS encoding ACT domain-containing protein, whose product MKKTIITVVGKDTVGIIAKVCTYLAANQVNVEDISQTIVQGYFNMMMIVDTSGSSKPFGEMVHELETLGDEIGVKIRCQHEDIFIKMHRI is encoded by the coding sequence ATGAAAAAAACCATCATCACTGTCGTCGGGAAAGATACCGTCGGGATCATCGCGAAGGTCTGCACCTACCTCGCCGCCAACCAGGTCAATGTCGAGGACATCTCCCAGACCATCGTGCAGGGCTATTTCAACATGATGATGATCGTCGACACCAGCGGATCCTCCAAACCATTCGGCGAGATGGTACATGAACTGGAGACCCTCGGCGACGAGATCGGCGTGAAGATCAGGTGCCAGCACGAGGACATTTTCATAAAAATGCACCGTATCTGA